One Thermodesulfobacteriota bacterium genomic region harbors:
- the rplU gene encoding 50S ribosomal protein L21 gives MYAVIKTGGKQYTVREGDVLKVETLGGEAGDPLELTEVLAVGEGEELKVGTPVLPDAKVVCEVLEQGKHKKVVVFKKKRRKGYSRKQGHRQRYTSIRIKEIQG, from the coding sequence ATGTATGCGGTTATAAAAACGGGCGGCAAGCAGTATACGGTGAGAGAAGGGGACGTCCTTAAGGTCGAAACCCTCGGCGGAGAGGCGGGAGACCCCCTTGAGCTCACCGAAGTCCTTGCCGTCGGCGAGGGCGAGGAGTTGAAGGTCGGCACGCCCGTGCTTCCCGACGCGAAGGTCGTATGCGAGGTCCTGGAGCAGGGGAAGCACAAGAAGGTCGTCGTCTTCAAGAAGAAGCGCAGGAAGGGCTACTCCAGGAAGCAGGGACACCGCCAGAGATATACCAGCATAAGGATTAAAGAGATACAGGGATAA